One genomic region from Thermoanaerobacterales bacterium encodes:
- a CDS encoding DUF1385 domain-containing protein, whose protein sequence is MKQREITYGGQAVIEGVMMRGPASWAVAVRLPDRSVAVERRPVETVTRRFPFLKWPFLRGTVVLIESMVIGLQALSYSAAQATGEEERPLTPWEIGGTMVVALALAVALFVLLPVGVAHLALPYVRGTVGTNILEGVVRVLVFLAYVYLIGLMPDIRRVFAYHGAEHKTINALEAGAPLEVRHVQRFSTRHPRCGTSFLLIVLVVSIAVFSFLATEPLWWRFVSRLLMLPVVAGISYEFVKAGACRLQSPLWRLLVAPGLWLQALTTREPDDGMVEVAIASLDAVMEREEGER, encoded by the coding sequence ATGAAACAGAGAGAGATTACTTACGGCGGGCAGGCGGTCATCGAGGGGGTCATGATGCGCGGGCCGGCCAGTTGGGCGGTGGCCGTGCGGCTGCCGGACCGGTCGGTCGCCGTTGAGCGCCGCCCCGTGGAAACGGTCACGCGGCGCTTCCCGTTTCTAAAGTGGCCCTTCCTGCGCGGCACCGTGGTCCTCATCGAGTCCATGGTCATCGGCCTGCAGGCCTTAAGCTACTCCGCGGCGCAGGCCACGGGGGAGGAGGAGCGCCCCCTGACGCCCTGGGAGATCGGGGGGACGATGGTCGTCGCCCTGGCCCTGGCCGTCGCCCTCTTCGTACTCCTGCCGGTGGGGGTGGCCCACCTGGCCCTGCCCTACGTCCGGGGGACGGTGGGGACCAACATCCTCGAGGGCGTCGTGCGCGTCCTGGTGTTCCTGGCCTACGTCTACCTGATCGGCCTGATGCCGGACATCCGGCGCGTTTTCGCCTACCACGGGGCGGAGCACAAGACGATCAACGCCCTGGAAGCCGGGGCGCCCCTGGAAGTGCGCCACGTGCAGCGGTTCTCGACCCGCCACCCGCGCTGCGGGACCAGCTTCCTGTTGATCGTCCTGGTGGTCAGCATCGCGGTCTTTTCCTTCCTGGCCACCGAGCCGCTCTGGTGGAGGTTTGTCTCACGGCTTCTAATGCTGCCGGTCGTGGCCGGCATTTCCTACGAATTCGTCAAAGCCGGCGCCTGCCGGCTGCAGAGCCCCCTGTGGCGGTTGTTGGTGGCGCCGGGGCTCTGGCTGCAGGCGCTGACCACCAGGGAGCCGGACGACGGGATGGTCGAGGTCGCTATTGCCTCCCTGGACGCGGTCATGGAGCGTGAAGAAGGTGAACGGTAG
- the prfA gene encoding peptide chain release factor 1: MFAKLDSLEAKYEELTAQIADPAVIQDQDRWRQYVKAHADLEEVVGVYRAYKKLVAETADTEALLEEEKDPEMRALAESELEALRARREETEQRLRVLLLPKDPNDEKNVIMEIRAGTGGEEAALFAGDLLRMYLRYAERQGWKAEMLDANMTDLGGVKEAVVNITGRGAYSRLKFESGVHRVQRVPATESGGRIHTSAATVAVLPEAGEVDIEIKPEEIRVDVFCSSGPGGQSVNTTQSAVRITHLPTGIVVSCQDEKSQHKNRDKAMKVLRARLLDRAVREREAQIASTRRSMVGSGDRSERIRTYNFPQNRVTDHRLNLTLYRLETVLEGDLDELVEALITADQAERLKSISQF; encoded by the coding sequence GTGTTTGCGAAGCTGGATAGCCTCGAAGCCAAGTACGAAGAACTGACGGCACAGATCGCCGACCCCGCGGTCATCCAGGACCAGGACCGCTGGCGTCAGTACGTCAAGGCCCACGCCGACCTGGAGGAGGTCGTCGGGGTTTACCGCGCCTACAAGAAACTCGTCGCCGAGACCGCCGACACCGAGGCGCTCCTGGAGGAGGAGAAGGACCCCGAGATGCGCGCCCTGGCCGAGAGCGAGCTGGAGGCGCTGCGCGCCCGCCGGGAGGAGACCGAGCAGCGCCTGCGGGTGCTGCTCCTGCCCAAGGACCCCAACGACGAGAAGAACGTCATCATGGAGATCCGGGCCGGCACCGGCGGGGAGGAGGCCGCCCTCTTCGCGGGGGACCTCCTGCGCATGTACCTGCGCTACGCCGAGCGGCAGGGCTGGAAGGCCGAGATGCTGGACGCCAACATGACCGACCTGGGCGGCGTGAAGGAAGCGGTCGTCAACATCACCGGGCGGGGGGCCTACAGCCGCCTCAAGTTCGAGAGCGGCGTGCACCGTGTGCAGCGCGTGCCGGCGACCGAGTCCGGCGGCCGCATCCACACCTCGGCGGCCACCGTCGCCGTACTGCCGGAGGCCGGGGAGGTCGACATCGAGATCAAGCCGGAGGAGATCCGGGTCGACGTCTTCTGCTCCAGCGGCCCGGGCGGCCAGTCGGTGAACACCACCCAGTCCGCGGTGCGCATCACCCACCTGCCCACGGGCATCGTCGTCTCCTGCCAGGACGAGAAGTCCCAGCATAAGAACCGGGACAAGGCGATGAAGGTCCTGCGCGCCCGCCTCCTCGACCGGGCCGTCCGGGAGCGCGAGGCCCAGATCGCCTCCACCAGGCGCAGCATGGTGGGGAGCGGCGACCGCAGCGAGCGCATCCGGACCTACAACTTTCCGCAGAACCGGGTCACCGACCACCGTCTGAACCTGACCCTCTACCGTCTTGAGACCGTGCTCGAGGGCGACCTGGACGAGCTGGTCGAGGCGCTCATCACCGCCGACCAGGCCGAGCGCCTCAAATCCATCAGCCAGTTTTAA
- the prmC gene encoding peptide chain release factor N(5)-glutamine methyltransferase, whose product MAEALAWARGLLRGAGVETAALDAEVLLAAALNGDRVTLYRAPERRLTPAERERFVFLVGERARRRPVAYLTGRKEFMGLEFRVTPDVLIPRPETEILVGLALEHLRGRPDPVALDVGTGSGAVAVSLAVLEPRARVWATDVSPAALAVARGNAARHGVSDRVTFLEGDLLDPVPEDTVRRADLLAANLPYVPAAEIRGLAPEVRAEPRLALDGGPDGLDLYRRLVPRAARLLPAGALALLEIAPYQAPAARALFRPADWSAVRCHRDLAGRERVIAAIRRG is encoded by the coding sequence GTGGCCGAGGCCCTCGCCTGGGCGCGCGGGCTCCTGCGGGGGGCCGGGGTCGAAACGGCGGCCCTCGACGCCGAGGTCCTGCTGGCGGCGGCACTCAACGGCGACCGCGTTACGCTGTACCGCGCTCCCGAGCGCCGGCTGACCCCGGCCGAGCGGGAGCGTTTCGTTTTTCTGGTGGGGGAGCGCGCCCGGCGCCGGCCGGTGGCCTACCTGACCGGCCGCAAGGAGTTCATGGGCCTGGAGTTCCGCGTCACCCCGGACGTGCTCATCCCCCGGCCCGAGACCGAAATCCTGGTCGGGCTGGCCCTGGAGCACCTCCGCGGCCGCCCGGACCCCGTGGCCCTCGACGTCGGTACCGGCAGCGGGGCCGTCGCCGTCAGCCTGGCCGTCCTCGAGCCGCGGGCGCGGGTCTGGGCGACCGACGTTTCGCCGGCCGCCCTCGCCGTGGCGCGCGGGAACGCGGCGCGGCACGGCGTGTCCGACCGTGTGACCTTCCTGGAGGGCGACCTCCTGGACCCCGTCCCGGAGGACACCGTCCGGCGCGCCGACCTGCTGGCGGCCAACCTGCCGTACGTCCCGGCGGCGGAGATCCGCGGGCTCGCGCCGGAGGTCCGCGCCGAGCCGCGCCTGGCCCTCGACGGCGGCCCGGACGGCCTCGACCTCTACCGCCGGCTCGTGCCGCGGGCGGCGCGCCTTTTGCCCGCCGGGGCGCTGGCCCTGCTGGAGATCGCGCCTTACCAGGCGCCCGCGGCCCGGGCCCTGTTCCGCCCGGCGGACTGGTCCGCGGTACGGTGCCACCGGGACCTGGCGGGCCGGGAGCGGGTGATCGCCGCGATAAGGAGGGGATAG
- a CDS encoding ArsB/NhaD family transporter: MEGNQAALALTVFAVTYALVVSERLHRAVAAMGGAAVVVFTGLLDQDEAVAAIDFNTLGLLIGMMVIVTITRETGLFEYLAVRAARVARGEPVRILVGLGLVTAVLSAFLDNVTAVFLIVPVTFALTRRLQLSAIPFLITEILASNIGGTATLIGDPPNIMISAPAGLGFVDFLANLAPIATVVLIVTTAILYFLFRPQLHTEPELKKKILAIEPRDYLHDRRLLRQSLLVLGLTLAGFILHQYIHLPAASIALGGATVLLIVTRKDPEKPFRGIEWPTLFFFAGLFVIVGALEATGVMERAARAALDLTGGRLLATGMALLWVSALASGLVDNIPFVAAMIPLLQEMGRLGAVVDLDPWWWSLALGACLGGNGTLVGAAANVIVAGLAEKNGTPIGFWDFFRYGFPLMLLSVALAAVYLIIFHLRG; the protein is encoded by the coding sequence TTGGAAGGCAACCAGGCCGCCCTGGCCCTGACCGTCTTCGCCGTCACCTACGCCCTGGTCGTCTCCGAGCGCCTGCACCGCGCCGTGGCGGCCATGGGCGGGGCGGCGGTCGTCGTCTTCACCGGCCTCCTGGACCAGGACGAGGCCGTCGCCGCCATCGACTTCAACACCCTGGGCCTGCTCATCGGCATGATGGTCATCGTCACCATCACCCGGGAGACCGGCCTCTTCGAATACCTGGCCGTCCGGGCCGCCCGCGTCGCCCGGGGCGAGCCCGTGCGGATACTGGTGGGCCTCGGCCTGGTGACGGCCGTCCTCTCGGCCTTCCTGGACAACGTCACCGCCGTCTTCCTGATCGTGCCGGTCACCTTCGCCCTGACCCGCCGGCTCCAGCTCAGCGCCATCCCCTTTCTAATCACCGAGATCCTGGCCTCCAACATCGGCGGCACGGCCACCCTCATCGGCGACCCCCCGAACATCATGATCAGCGCGCCCGCGGGTCTCGGCTTCGTCGACTTCCTGGCCAACCTCGCCCCGATCGCCACCGTGGTGCTAATCGTCACGACGGCTATCCTTTACTTCCTTTTCCGTCCCCAACTGCACACCGAACCGGAACTAAAAAAGAAAATCCTGGCCATTGAGCCGCGCGATTACCTCCACGACCGCCGCCTCTTGCGGCAGTCGCTGCTGGTTCTCGGGCTTACCCTGGCCGGGTTCATCCTGCACCAATATATCCACCTGCCCGCGGCGAGCATCGCCCTGGGCGGCGCCACGGTCCTCCTGATTGTCACCCGCAAGGACCCCGAAAAGCCCTTCCGGGGCATCGAATGGCCGACCCTCTTCTTCTTCGCCGGGCTTTTCGTCATCGTCGGCGCCCTGGAGGCCACCGGCGTCATGGAACGGGCGGCCCGGGCGGCCCTCGACCTTACCGGGGGACGCCTCCTGGCGACCGGGATGGCCCTGCTGTGGGTTTCGGCGCTGGCCTCGGGCCTCGTGGACAACATCCCCTTCGTCGCCGCCATGATCCCCCTGTTGCAAGAGATGGGCCGCCTCGGCGCCGTCGTCGACCTCGATCCCTGGTGGTGGTCCCTGGCCCTGGGGGCCTGCCTGGGCGGCAACGGGACCCTGGTGGGGGCGGCGGCCAACGTCATCGTCGCCGGCCTCGCCGAGAAGAACGGCACCCCCATCGGCTTCTGGGACTTCTTCCGCTACGGCTTTCCGCTCATGCTCCTCTCGGTGGCGCTCGCCGCCGTATACCTGATAATTTTTCACCTGCGGGGCTGA